In Dolichospermum flos-aquae CCAP 1403/13F, the following proteins share a genomic window:
- a CDS encoding ISAs1-like element ISAsp2 family transposase: MKLPPKITIVDHFKDLEDKRVERTKRHKLIDIVTIAICAVICGVDSWVLMEAYGKKKEKWLKQFLELPNGIPSHDTFARVFARIDPQQFQNCFLSWIKSINKITEGEVIAIDGKTLRHSYDKGKDKGAIHMVSAWATSNKLVLGQCKVEEKSNEITAIPELIKVLDIAGCLVTIDAMGCQKEIVKSIAEKSGEYIIALKKNQGNLYKNVEEIFKEAISKGFEGFKYSEFHTKEDKHGREEIRHYLMLSDIEERIDTDKKWVNLQSVGMVEYIRKVNGKTKVETGYYISSLTNNAKLLGESVRTHWGIENSLHWVLDVAFREDDCRIRKDNAPQNFAVIRHIAVNLLGKEKSQKLGTKSKQFCAGWDDEYLEKILECI; the protein is encoded by the coding sequence ATGAAGCTACCACCAAAAATCACAATAGTAGATCACTTTAAAGATTTAGAAGATAAAAGAGTTGAGAGAACAAAAAGGCATAAATTAATAGATATAGTAACCATTGCGATTTGTGCAGTGATCTGTGGAGTAGATAGTTGGGTATTGATGGAGGCTTATGGAAAAAAGAAAGAAAAATGGCTAAAACAATTTTTAGAACTTCCAAACGGGATTCCATCTCATGATACATTCGCCAGAGTATTTGCGAGAATAGATCCGCAACAATTTCAGAATTGTTTTTTGAGTTGGATAAAATCTATCAATAAAATTACAGAAGGAGAAGTCATAGCAATAGATGGGAAAACATTAAGGCATTCATATGATAAAGGAAAGGATAAAGGTGCGATTCACATGGTAAGTGCATGGGCAACTAGTAATAAATTAGTATTAGGACAATGTAAAGTAGAAGAAAAGTCAAATGAAATAACAGCCATACCGGAATTAATTAAAGTATTAGATATAGCCGGATGTTTAGTAACGATTGATGCGATGGGGTGTCAAAAAGAGATAGTAAAATCAATTGCAGAAAAATCAGGCGAATATATTATCGCACTCAAAAAGAATCAAGGTAATTTATATAAGAATGTAGAAGAAATCTTCAAAGAAGCTATATCTAAAGGGTTTGAGGGATTCAAATATAGTGAATTTCATACAAAAGAAGACAAACATGGAAGAGAAGAGATTCGTCATTATCTCATGTTATCAGACATAGAAGAAAGAATAGATACTGATAAGAAATGGGTAAATCTTCAAAGTGTAGGAATGGTAGAATATATACGAAAAGTTAATGGAAAAACGAAGGTTGAGACAGGCTATTATATAAGTAGTTTGACAAATAATGCGAAATTACTAGGAGAATCAGTCCGCACTCATTGGGGTATAGAGAATTCATTACACTGGGTTTTAGATGTAGCTTTTAGAGAAGATGATTGTCGGATAAGAAAGGATAATGCACCACAAAACTTTGCAGTTATTCGTCATATAGCAGTTAATCTTTTAGGAAAAGAAAAAAGCCAAAAACTAGGAACTAAAAGTAAGCAGTTTTGTGCAGGATGGGATGATGAATATTTAGAGAAGATTTTAGAATGTATCTGA
- a CDS encoding tetratricopeptide repeat protein, translating into MRFPCNFAQAYNNRGIVRKELGDKQGAIDDYTLAIKINPNFAEAYIGRGNVRDDLGDKPGAIDDYNQAIKINPNDALAYNNRGIVRNDLGDKPGAIDDYNLAIKINPNDALAYYNRGNVRNELGDKQGAIDDYNLAIKINPNLALAYLNRGVVRKNLGDKPGAIDDYTLAIKINPNLALAYLNRGVVRKNLGDKPGAIDDYTLAIKFNPKYANAYYNRAYVYYQLGDKQKAREDLQRAAQLFMAQGNTALYEQIMGLLKGL; encoded by the coding sequence ATGCGTTTCCCCTGTAACTTTGCCCAAGCCTACAACAACCGGGGAATTGTCCGTAAGGAATTAGGAGATAAGCAAGGAGCTATAGATGATTACACCCTAGCTATCAAGATTAATCCTAACTTTGCCGAAGCCTACATCGGCCGGGGAAATGTCCGTGATGATTTAGGAGATAAGCCAGGAGCAATAGATGATTACAACCAAGCTATCAAGATTAATCCTAACGATGCCCTAGCCTACAACAACCGGGGAATTGTCCGTAATGATTTAGGAGATAAGCCAGGAGCAATAGATGATTACAACCTAGCTATCAAGATTAATCCTAACGATGCCCTAGCCTACTACAACCGGGGAAATGTCCGTAATGAATTAGGAGATAAGCAGGGTGCAATAGATGATTACAACCTAGCTATCAAGATTAATCCTAACTTAGCCCTAGCCTACCTCAACCGGGGAGTTGTCCGTAAAAATTTAGGAGATAAGCCAGGAGCAATAGATGATTACACCCTAGCTATCAAGATTAATCCTAACTTAGCCCTAGCCTACCTCAACCGGGGAGTTGTCCGTAAAAATTTAGGAGATAAGCCAGGAGCAATAGATGATTACACCCTAGCTATCAAGTTTAATCCTAAATATGCCAATGCCTACTACAACCGGGCATATGTTTATTATCAACTTGGTGACAAACAAAAAGCCAGAGAAGACCTGCAACGAGCAGCGCAATTGTTCATGGCTCAAGGAAATACTGCCCTTTATGAACAAATAATGGGTTTATTAAAAGGGTTGTAG
- a CDS encoding MogA/MoaB family molybdenum cofactor biosynthesis protein has product MEFQPHPNTQQVSVSCAVITVSDTRSPDTDKSGQLIKELLLADDHTVALYQIIKDEPKEIQSQMTALGEDTRINAVIFNGGTGIAPRDTTYDALEKLLEKTLPGFGELFRFLSYQEIGSRAMASRAVAGVYQSKIIFSLPGSSNAVRLGMEKLILPELVHLVKQLNLQN; this is encoded by the coding sequence ATGGAATTTCAACCACACCCCAATACACAGCAAGTTTCTGTAAGTTGTGCGGTGATTACCGTCAGTGATACCCGTTCCCCAGATACAGATAAAAGTGGTCAATTAATTAAAGAACTACTTTTAGCAGATGATCACACAGTGGCATTGTATCAGATTATCAAAGATGAACCTAAAGAAATTCAATCCCAAATGACAGCCTTGGGCGAAGATACTCGTATCAATGCTGTAATTTTTAATGGAGGAACGGGAATTGCTCCCAGGGATACTACTTATGATGCTTTAGAAAAGCTATTAGAAAAGACTTTACCGGGATTTGGGGAATTATTTCGATTTTTAAGTTATCAAGAAATTGGTTCTCGCGCTATGGCTTCTCGTGCTGTCGCTGGTGTTTATCAAAGCAAAATCATTTTTTCTCTTCCTGGTTCTAGTAATGCTGTGCGATTGGGGATGGAAAAGTTGATTTTACCGGAATTGGTACATTTGGTAAAACAATTAAATTTGCAGAATTAA
- the psb28 gene encoding photosystem II reaction center protein Psb28, whose translation MAKIQFAKGIEETVVPDVRLTRAKQGESGTATFIFTNPDILAQDGTDEVTGLYLIDEEGEIVIRNVQGKFVNGKPESLEAIYVMNSNDEWDRFMRFMNRYAEDNGLGLSKS comes from the coding sequence ATGGCGAAAATTCAGTTTGCTAAAGGTATTGAAGAAACAGTAGTTCCAGATGTTCGGTTGACAAGAGCAAAACAAGGTGAAAGTGGTACAGCCACATTTATCTTCACCAATCCTGATATATTGGCGCAAGATGGCACAGATGAAGTTACTGGTTTATATTTGATTGACGAAGAAGGGGAAATCGTTATTCGTAACGTTCAGGGTAAATTTGTCAACGGTAAACCAGAATCTCTAGAAGCAATTTATGTGATGAATTCTAATGATGAGTGGGATCGTTTTATGCGCTTCATGAATCGTTATGCTGAGGACAATGGACTAGGATTGAGTAAGTCTTAA
- a CDS encoding IS4 family transposase — protein MGIQKEHHQMLTQFTTEYDLQPIAKHLSTIIKESLASVSSSKCRQGTILVPTFVIWFVILSTIRRDLSYLGIMDWMISGLRWLSCCLPKQLISEGAMSHARVRIGLTVFQLIFKKLTSSLTTLKYDFHKWTTVIFDGSTGTTPDTESNRDKFGKSKCGRGESAFPMLRIVTLISASTRLILDFTYGSSQGKGTGERTLMTKLLAQFNQKNLLFLLDAGLYSFATIFSIRTKECDFLLRVASNVKLPVISDSRLPDGYMARYPDGSYLSEINGKILNLEKSTESHKQWNQESIIVRVIEYQIPGFLPRRLVTSIIDPNISAKELIIHYHCRWEVEISFCEIKTHQCATLKGQMPTIFRSKTSELVEQELYAMLIAYNLLRDLIYQSANEYNKNPLLLSFLESLQLVIDLVQLISHSSLKLREIQHQYLLSLISQSEIDRPRRKRINPRVVKIKMSKFKRKNSSHKSEIRDIEKDLKILPPQAV, from the coding sequence ATGGGAATTCAAAAAGAACATCATCAGATGCTTACTCAGTTTACGACAGAATATGATCTGCAACCAATTGCAAAACATTTATCAACTATTATCAAAGAATCTTTGGCGAGTGTTTCATCAAGTAAATGTCGTCAAGGAACGATTCTAGTACCAACGTTTGTCATTTGGTTTGTAATTCTCTCCACTATCCGTCGTGATTTAAGTTATTTAGGAATAATGGATTGGATGATATCAGGATTGAGGTGGTTATCCTGTTGTCTACCAAAACAACTTATTTCTGAAGGTGCTATGAGTCATGCCAGAGTTCGTATAGGATTAACAGTTTTTCAACTAATATTTAAAAAACTCACTTCTAGTTTGACAACATTGAAATATGACTTTCATAAATGGACTACAGTAATATTTGATGGTTCCACAGGTACGACACCTGATACTGAAAGTAATCGTGATAAATTTGGGAAGTCTAAATGTGGTCGAGGAGAAAGTGCTTTTCCCATGCTGAGAATAGTCACATTAATATCAGCATCAACACGCCTGATCCTAGATTTTACCTATGGTTCGAGCCAAGGTAAAGGAACTGGTGAAAGGACTTTAATGACTAAATTACTGGCACAATTTAACCAGAAAAACTTATTATTTTTATTAGATGCTGGTTTATATTCCTTTGCAACTATTTTTAGTATTCGTACAAAAGAATGCGACTTTTTACTTAGGGTAGCTTCTAATGTTAAACTACCTGTTATCTCTGATTCTCGTTTGCCAGATGGATACATGGCTAGATATCCAGATGGAAGTTATTTATCAGAAATTAATGGCAAAATTCTCAATTTAGAAAAATCTACAGAATCGCATAAACAATGGAATCAGGAAAGTATCATTGTCCGAGTTATTGAATATCAAATTCCTGGTTTTCTCCCTCGTCGTTTAGTTACTAGTATTATTGACCCTAATATTTCTGCCAAAGAATTAATTATTCACTATCATTGCAGATGGGAGGTGGAAATTAGTTTCTGTGAAATAAAAACACATCAATGTGCTACGCTCAAAGGACAAATGCCCACTATTTTTCGGAGCAAAACATCTGAATTAGTCGAACAAGAACTTTATGCTATGTTAATTGCTTATAATCTACTCCGCGATTTAATTTACCAATCTGCTAACGAATATAATAAAAATCCTTTACTCCTTAGTTTTCTTGAATCTTTGCAACTAGTTATAGATTTAGTACAACTCATCAGCCATTCATCCTTAAAATTACGAGAAATTCAACATCAATATTTATTATCATTAATTTCCCAGTCTGAAATTGATCGCCCCCGACGAAAACGTATTAATCCCCGTGTTGTCAAAATTAAAATGTCCAAATTCAAGCGCAAAAACTCTTCCCATAAATCTGAAATCAGAGATATAGAAAAAGACTTGAAAATCCTTCCCCCACAAGCAGTTTGA